The following proteins come from a genomic window of Coffea arabica cultivar ET-39 chromosome 11c, Coffea Arabica ET-39 HiFi, whole genome shotgun sequence:
- the LOC140016864 gene encoding REF/SRPP-like protein At1g67360, with translation METSDLELKHLGFVRAMASIAVVWLSCLYDYAKQNSGPLKSTVGTVENAVTTVVGPVYERFKGLPDDLLARLDTKVDNVSKKFDEHAPPVAKKIVNRAKNVVQKGSQVAQDLVQQAQVGGPRAALRHAASLSKNIAVRLLAVLWHRLINRYPPLHGVGGIAIPTVADVSNKYNKFIAKLDGRGYHIFSYFPSVPVEDVAEAYKQVEAAAAKKDVGVTSSETD, from the exons ATGGAGACGAGCGATCTAGAACTGAAGCATTTAGGGTTTGTTAGAGCGATGGCGAGCATCGCCGTGGTGTGGCTTTCTTGCTTGTACGACTACGCCAAGCAAAATTCTGGACCCCTGAAATCAACCGTAGGAACTGTGGAGAACGCCGTTACTACCGTCGTAGGCCCTGTTTACGAAAGATTCAAGGGCCTTCCTGACGATCTCCTTGCTCGTCTAGATACAAAG GTTGATAATGTGTCAAAGAAATTTGATGAGCATGCTCCACCGGTGGCCAAGAAGATTGTTAATAGGGCAAAGAATGTAGTCCAGAAGGGTTCACAGGTTGCCCAAGATTTGGTCCAGCAAGCTCAAGTTGGTGGTCCTCGTGCAGCCCTTCGTCATGCTGCTTCACTGTCCAAGAACATTGCTGTGAGGCTATTAGCAGTGTTATGGCATAGACTCATCAATCGCTATCCGCCCCTGCACGGTGTCGGAGGGATAGCTATCCCAACTGTTGCTGATGTGTCCAATAAATATAACAAATTTATAGCAAAGCTGGATGGTAGGGGTTATCATATCTTCAGCTATTTCCCGTCAGTTCCTGTTGAGGATGTGGCGGAGGCATATAAACAAGTTGAGGCAGCTGCAGCAAAGAAGGATGTTGGGGTTACTTCAAGTGAAACAGACTAG